In a genomic window of Onychostoma macrolepis isolate SWU-2019 chromosome 08, ASM1243209v1, whole genome shotgun sequence:
- the si:dkey-190g11.3 gene encoding ATP synthase subunit C lysine N-methyltransferase, giving the protein MRMCCLQECHVFLVLKTHCKCTSMQKCSIMEDSVEVILQHKSCKLSHHTQEKPLFTAASGALLVGVYGLWSLFALPGFRKVPICLKVPYLPSSGTQTQNVMKLLHGRAGCLADLGSGDGQLVFAATVEGFQCTGFEMNSILTGYARVKAKWKGIPSSTATFINQDFWKTNLSKYNNVTVFLAPGVMEVLGRKLEKELPDEARVIACRFPFPDWTPTATEGEGLDQTWAYDMNAIRKLSTQATMK; this is encoded by the exons ATGCGCATGTGTTGTTTACAGGAATGTCACGTATTCCTCGTACTAAAAACACACTGTAAATGCACTAGCATGCAAAAG TGTTCCATTATGGAGGATTCAGTGGAGGTCATCCTTCAGCATAAAAGTTGCAAGCTCTCCCATCACACTCAGGAAAAGCCACTTTTCACAGCAGCATCTGGCGCTTTGCTTGTGGGAGTTTATGGCCTCTGGTCATTATTTGCACTTCCTGGTTTTCGGAAAGTACCCATATGTCTCAAG GTGCCTTATTTGCCCTCCAGTGGAACACAGACCCAGAATGTAATGAAACTCCTGCATGGGAGAGCAGGGTGTCTGGCAGATCTGGGATCTGGTGATGGGCAACTG GTATTTGCTGCCACTGTAGAGGGTTTCCAGTGCACTGGCTTTGAAATGAATTCTATCCTAACTGGATATGCCAGAGTCAAAGCAAAGTGGAAGGGAATACCATCCAGCACTGCGACTTTTATAAACCAGGACTTTTGGAAG ACCAATTTGTCCAAATATAACAATGTGACTGTTTTCTTGGCACCCGGAGTG ATGGAGGTGTTGGGTAGGAAACTGGAGAAGGAGTTACCAGATGAGGCTCGTGTGATTGCCTGTCGCTTCCCATTTCCTGACTGGACTCCCACAGCCACTGAGGGTGAAGGACTAGACCAGACTTGGGCATATGATATGAATGCTATACGGAAGCTTTCAACACAAGCTACCATGAAATGA